A single genomic interval of Oryza sativa Japonica Group chromosome 7, ASM3414082v1 harbors:
- the LOC4342999 gene encoding transcription termination factor MTEF18, mitochondrial, whose protein sequence is MPLFRAAALRRLLSTAAASSAPPKLWNLPYRLRRAAVPAARAAVSEYLHATRCLPSSHADTIAARSPRSLHAFLAGLPAVPSSLRTSAFPSLLRRHLAFHPLNELPFFLESIGLPPTTRSDLMFLADHPSLLPAVAALAHFGFPWSRLGLLFPTVLLRLPPDLITSRLASLEACLGPLPRAAIIAACLAFPSLLENDLSSSDRLVDDLGKVFGRLGPGLGTSNDIDAFLGVCRRTWMFYDAGSEVGGIGDLVGCNNQRVFLELEEERIGKMLKFFKGLGMAGEEVGRFLLTNPMVFYLEFGDVVISVPEYLRRVGLAVNEVNAAVEKHPYVVGKNLLQNLPGVLRAMELDHWFLEKISDGGESLRYLFPDFVLEDVSYDVEIERAFLGGMIKMKADKRAQHIDGKLEFLKSIGYGENKIATKIIAVLHSNRDTLQERFDCLLERGLEYKMLCQIVSVFPKILNQGKKMLNDKLNYMTKELGYSVEYLELFPAFLCFDLENRVKPRYTMLRWLRENGLLRRTLAPATVLANSEKRFISNLYNVHPAAPKLWLECFSSRKHMEYYLRNIYHQHADTK, encoded by the coding sequence ATGCCGCTCTTccgcgcggcggcgctccgccGGCTGCTCTCCACCGCGGCGGCTTCGTCGGCACCCCCGAAGCTATGGAACCTTCCCTACCGCctccggcgcgccgccgtccccgccgcgcgcgccgccgtctccgagTACCTCCACGCCACGCGCTGCCTTCCCTCCTCCCACGCCGACACCATCGCCGCGCGCTCCCCGCGCTCCCTGCACGCcttcctcgccggcctccccgctGTGCCCAGCTCCCTCCGCACCTCCGctttcccctccctcctccgccgccacctcgccttCCACCCGCTCAACGagctccccttcttcctcgagTCCATCGGCCTGCCCCCGACCACGCGCTCCGACCTCATGTTCCTCGCCGACCACCCGTCCCTCCTCCCAGCCGTCGCCGCGCTCGCGCATTTCGGCTTCCCCTGGTcccgcctcggcctcctcttccccaccgtcctcctccgcctcccgcccgACCTCATCACCTCCCGCCTTGCCTCTCTCGAGGCTTGCCTCGGCCCGCTCCCCCGTGccgccatcatcgccgcctGCCTCGCCTTCCCCTCGCTTCTTGAGAACGATCTCTCCAGCAGTGACCGTCTCGTCGACGATCTTGGCAAGGTGTTTGGAAGGCTGGGCCCTGGTTTGGGGACCTCCAATGACATTGATGCTTTCTTGGGGGTTTGCCGCAGGACATGGATGTTCTATGATGCTGGTTCAGAGGTCGGGGGCATTGGGGACCTTGTCGGCTGCAACAACCAGAGGGTGTTTCTTGAgcttgaggaggagaggattgGTAAAATGTTGAAGTTTTTCAAGGGGTTGGGGAtggcgggagaggaggtggggagATTCTTGCTTACCAATCCCATGGTTTTTTATCTTGAATTTGGTGATGTTGTCATTTCGGTGCCGGAGTACCTGAGGAGAGTTGGTTTGGCAGTGAATGAGGTTAATGCAGCGGTGGAGAAGCACCCGTACGTTGTTGGGAAGAACCTGCTGCAGAACCTCCCTGGTGTGCTGCGGGCAATGGAACTGGATCATTGGTTCCTGGAGAAGATTTCTGATGGTGGGGAGAGTTTGCGGTATTTATTTCCAGATTTTGTGTTGGAGGATGTTAGTTATGACGTTGAGATTGAGCGAGCATTCTTGGGAGGGATGATTAAGATGAAGGCTGATAAAAGAGCTCAGCATATTGACGGCAAGCTGGAATTCTTGAAGAGCATTGGATATGGTGAGAATAAGATAGCCACAAAGATAATAGCCGTACTGCACAGCAATCGGGATACTCTGCAAGAGAGATTTGATTGCCTCCTGGAAAGAGGGTTGGAGTACAAGATGCTGTGTCAGATCGTGAGTGTATTCCCAAAGATTCTCAACCAGGGAAAGAAGATGCTTAATGACAAGTTGAACTATATGACTAAGGAGCTAGGATACTCAGTGGAGTACCTCGAGTTATTTCCAGCATTTCTGTGCTTTGATTTGGAGAACCGGGTAAAGCCTAGGTATACAATGCTTCGGTGGCTCCGAGAGAATGGTCTTCTTAGAAGAACATTAGCCCCTGCAACTGTGCTTGCTAACTCAGAGAAGAGGTTCATTTCCAACCTGTACAATGTGCATCCTGCAGCTCCAAAGCTGTGGCTTGAGTGCTTTTCTTCAAGAAAGCACATGGAGTATTATCTCAGGAACATATATCACCAGCATGCTGATACCAAATAA
- the LOC4343000 gene encoding SKP1-like protein 1, which translates to MEADKSGEGEKAGGKTISFRCSDGQAFHMPVAAAMLSTAIRKMFDKYPSIDHGGVIELPHQISSGIFPKVKEYCTKHAKVDDKGNPTVSTNTGAAAAASSSSTDDEEEDLKNWDKEFVNMEVKPLHDLLLVAHLLDIKGLFHITCRKVADMLKGKTSEEMRQILNIRNDFTEEEDKAIKEQNPWVFPDPE; encoded by the coding sequence ATGGAGGCGGACAAGAgcggggagggggagaaggCCGGCGGCAAGACGATCTCCTTCAGGTGCTCGGACGGACAGGCCTTCCACATGCCGGTGGCCGCGGCGATGCTAAGCACGGCCATCCGCAAAATGTTCGACAAGTACCCCAGCATCGACCACGGCGGCGTGATCGAgctcccccaccaaatctcctCCGGTATCTTCCCCAAGGTCAAGGAATACTGCACCAAGCACGCCAAGGTCGACGACAAGGGCAACCCCACCGTCTCCACCaacaccggcgcggcggcggcggcgtcaagcagcagcaccgacgacgaggaggaggacctcAAGAACTGGGACAAGGAGTTTGTCAACATGGAGGTGAAGCCCCtccacgacctcctcctcgtcgcccacCTACTCGACATCAAAGGCCTCTTCCACATCACCTGCCGCAAGGTCGCCGACATGCTCAAGGGCAAGACCTCCGAGGAGATGCGCCAGATCCTCAACATCCGCAACGACTTCACCGAGGAAGAAGACAAGGCAATCAAGGAGCAGAACCCCTGGGTCTTCCCGGATCCGGAGTAG
- the LOC4343001 gene encoding mitochondrial import inner membrane translocase subunit TIM44-2, producing MATSALLRALRRPSSEAALRLAASVRVQGVTGYRHLNNRNLSVFNEFSKQLKGEAKSNPEFQKSMKEFSEKLSGVKEDLKVRTKQTAETIYKSVDDVLTEAEATSKKVTANVKEKMSAATEEVKESFRLGKEDTSSCKDGSPETSKHEYSETSSHSDDKSQAGTSGYTLFNKLRSTLSSASPVLSGAFAKLRDTRVSTYAKQGYEIFKDELSSSSSRKKRNHARHASAGTVEKSTRTELVIVPTKKSVLGEKWEAFKNKMRGHPAYKRVNEYTKPVVNIGQEVAEDVRERWETSDNPVVQKIQDLNESIFEETATAVSFREIRQRDPSFSLPDFAGDVQEMIKPVLTAYSKGDVKTLKKYCTKEVIERCKGERDAYASQGIFFDHKILHISDADVRETKMMGSTPIIIVGFQTQQIYCVRDREGQVTEGGQDTIQTVFYAWAMQLMDSDEVPEEESYYPVWRLREIQQVGIKALI from the exons ATGGCGACCTCGGCGCTGCTCCGGGCTCTGAGGCGGCCCTCGTCGGAAGCCGCGCTGCGATTG GCAGCAAGTGTCAGGGTGCAAGGAGTTACTGGATATAGGCATTTGAATAATCGGAATCTAAGTGTCTTTAATGAGTTCTCAAAACAATTGAAGGGGGAGGCTAAGAG TAATCCTGAGTTCCAGAAATCCATGAAGGAATTCAGTGAGAAACTTAGTGGGGTAAAAGAAGATCTTAAAGTAAG GACTAAGCAAACAGCTGAGACAATTTACAAGAGCGTTGATGATGTTTTGACTGAAGCTGAGGCAACATCTAAAAAG GTTACTGCAAATGTGAAAGAAAAAATGTCTGCCGCTACAGAAGAG GTAAAGGAGAGTTTTAGACTAGGAAAAGAAGATACTTCAAGTTGTAAGGATGGCTCACCTGAAACTTCGAAACATGAGTACTCTGAGACATCGTCACATTCAGATGACAAGTCACAAGCTGGCACAAGTGGCTATACATTGTTTAATAAACTGAGGTCAACACTTTCATCTGCTTCACCTGTGCTGTCTGGTGCATTTGCAAAGTTGAGGGATACTAGAGTCTCAACTTATGCTAAGCAGGGATATGAAATTTTCAAAGATGAGCTAAGCTCTAGCTCTAGcagaaagaagagaaatcatGCCAGGCATGCTTCTGCTGGAACAGTTGAAAAGAGTACTCGAACTGAGTTAGTTATTGTACCAACAAAGAAATCAGTACTGGGTGAAAAGTGGGAAGCATTTAAGAATAAG ATGCGAGGTCATCCAGCCTATAAGAGAGTGAATGAATATACCAAACCAGTCGTCAACATAGGACAAGAG GTAGCTGAGGATGTACGAGAGCGGTGGGAGACAAGTGACAATCCAGTGGTTCAGAAAATTCAAGA TTTGAATGAATCTATTTTTGAGGAAACCGCAACTGCAGTGTCTTTCAGGGAAATTCGGCAGAGAGACCC ATCCTTTTCTTTGCCTGATTTTGCTGGTGATGTTCAAGAAATGATTAAACCTGTTCTTACTGCATATTCCAAG GGTGATGTGAAGACCTTAAAAAAGTATTGCACCAAGGAAGTGATTGAACGCtgcaaaggagagagagatgcttATGCATCACAGGGCATATTTTTCGATCACAAA ATTTTGCATATTTCAGATGCTGATGTAAGAGAAACAAAAATGATGGGATCTACGCCCATCATTATTGTAGGG TTCCAAACACAGCAAATTTACTGTGTTCGTGATAGGGAAGGACAAGTAACAGAAGGAGGGCAG GACACCATCCAAACCGTCTTTTATGCatgggccatgcaactgatggaTAGTGATGAGGTGCCAGAGGAAGAGTCATATTACCCGGTTTGGCGGTTGCGTGAGATCCAGCAAGTTGGTATCAAAGCTCTCATATAG